In one Geoglobus acetivorans genomic region, the following are encoded:
- a CDS encoding DUF1614 domain-containing protein, whose protein sequence is MREYLFPPLILPLFIAIILLPFFAILFAFGATSALSIVLGMSVNEAMIIFTMIVIGSLINIPVYEKAGRIIERRFSFFGLIYSVRRREKIVVAVNVGGCLIPSFISLKLLSEMDISAFLLAFFITSAVTYAAAKPVPGVGITVPMLVPPLTSALASYLSVLLFSLPLMDVPRLAFASGVLGSLFGADIFHLRDLEKIGSGVVSIGGAGTFDGIFLTGLFSVLFAVWLM, encoded by the coding sequence ATGAGGGAGTATCTCTTTCCGCCCCTGATTTTACCACTATTTATTGCAATCATCCTGCTGCCATTTTTTGCGATCCTCTTTGCCTTCGGTGCCACCTCAGCACTTTCAATAGTTCTCGGAATGTCCGTTAATGAGGCAATGATAATATTCACCATGATCGTGATTGGGTCCCTCATAAATATCCCTGTTTATGAAAAGGCAGGCAGGATCATTGAAAGGAGGTTCAGCTTTTTCGGACTTATTTACTCTGTAAGGCGAAGGGAAAAGATAGTTGTGGCGGTAAATGTCGGTGGGTGTCTGATTCCATCGTTCATTTCTCTCAAGCTCCTTTCGGAGATGGATATCTCCGCATTTCTTCTGGCGTTTTTCATAACTTCCGCTGTTACCTATGCCGCTGCAAAACCGGTGCCCGGTGTGGGCATAACAGTTCCAATGCTCGTACCTCCCCTGACTTCGGCTCTGGCATCCTATCTTTCGGTTCTCCTCTTCTCTCTCCCCCTGATGGATGTACCAAGGCTGGCCTTTGCGAGCGGAGTCCTTGGCTCACTTTTCGGAGCGGACATATTTCATTTAAGGGATCTTGAAAAAATAGGTTCCGGGGTCGTGAGCATAGGTGGTGCCGGCACATTCGACGGGATTTTTCTGACCGGCCTGTTTTCGGTTCTGTTTGCAGTGTGGCTCATGTGA
- a CDS encoding DUF166 domain-containing protein, with the protein MRVAILLRKKYGKRAVEQISKKFDVVTFRLPDELPELIDEPEEIELPDEIFDSDIILSYALHPDVSYELIRRSEGKNVKAVILPGGPKSGSRTQLKELGEKHGVKVIWEDVCCATPFMDDEGIAEFFAEFGLPEFEVDVEDGKIKDVRVKRSAICGSSYFVAEKIRGLDIDEAPAKAGYFTQIYPCFASRGIDGKIHRAAHIHKRQVERAIERAKEKYQE; encoded by the coding sequence ATGAGGGTTGCAATCCTGCTCAGGAAAAAATATGGGAAAAGAGCTGTGGAGCAGATTTCGAAGAAATTTGACGTAGTAACATTCAGGCTACCCGATGAGCTGCCGGAGCTGATTGATGAACCTGAAGAGATAGAATTGCCGGATGAAATTTTTGATAGTGACATCATTCTGAGCTATGCTCTTCATCCTGATGTGAGCTACGAGCTGATAAGGAGGTCTGAGGGGAAAAACGTGAAAGCTGTAATTCTGCCTGGCGGGCCAAAAAGTGGCTCAAGAACTCAGCTAAAAGAACTTGGTGAGAAACACGGTGTGAAGGTAATATGGGAGGATGTGTGCTGCGCTACACCATTCATGGACGATGAGGGTATTGCAGAATTCTTTGCAGAGTTCGGCCTTCCTGAATTTGAAGTTGATGTCGAGGATGGAAAGATCAAAGACGTCAGGGTAAAGAGATCTGCAATCTGCGGTTCAAGCTATTTTGTTGCTGAGAAAATCAGAGGGCTGGACATTGATGAAGCCCCGGCAAAGGCAGGATATTTCACCCAGATCTATCCGTGCTTCGCTTCAAGGGGCATTGATGGAAAAATCCACCGCGCTGCACACATCCACAAGAGACAGGTGGAAAGGGCAATTGAAAGGGCTAAAGAAAAATATCAAGAATGA
- a CDS encoding UbiA-like polyprenyltransferase — MVKKLRLIMDFIKIEHTLFALPFAYLGAFLAEGGMIDIRTFVLIALAFTSMRTAAMTLNRIIDREIDALNPRTAKRHLPAGLISLREAYAITLMSLIVYFLSAYLINELTFILSPIPVLTAYLYPYLKRYSAISHYILGLNLAYAPMGGWIAVTNSFDFLGKDFLPFLIGMAVIFWVAGFDIIYALQDYEFDIKHGLHSIPARFGITTGKIVSAMNHAIFFTLLSYAVIEIYTPGSFAKAGLIAIAILLLIEHSIVWLWKDEKAIQISFFYLNAVLSSVLLISIILDIFL, encoded by the coding sequence ATGGTTAAAAAACTTAGGCTCATCATGGATTTCATCAAAATAGAGCACACTCTATTTGCCTTACCGTTTGCATACCTTGGAGCGTTTCTGGCAGAAGGCGGAATGATTGACATCAGAACTTTCGTGTTGATAGCACTGGCCTTCACCAGCATGCGGACTGCTGCCATGACACTGAACAGGATAATAGATCGAGAGATTGATGCACTGAACCCGAGAACAGCAAAGAGACATTTGCCCGCAGGTCTGATAAGTTTGAGGGAGGCATATGCGATAACCCTTATGAGTCTGATCGTTTACTTTCTCTCAGCATATCTGATAAATGAGCTCACATTCATCCTGTCTCCCATTCCCGTCCTCACAGCCTACCTTTACCCGTATCTAAAAAGATACTCTGCCATCTCGCACTACATTCTGGGACTGAACCTTGCCTACGCCCCCATGGGCGGCTGGATCGCCGTAACCAATTCCTTCGATTTTCTCGGAAAGGATTTCCTGCCCTTTTTAATCGGTATGGCGGTGATTTTCTGGGTGGCAGGCTTTGACATCATATACGCTCTTCAGGATTACGAATTTGACATAAAGCATGGTCTGCACAGCATTCCGGCCAGGTTTGGCATAACGACAGGCAAAATCGTCTCCGCCATGAACCACGCAATATTTTTCACACTTTTAAGCTATGCAGTCATCGAAATCTACACTCCCGGGAGTTTTGCAAAAGCCGGTTTGATCGCCATTGCAATCCTGCTCTTAATTGAACACAGCATAGTCTGGCTCTGGAAGGATGAAAAAGCAATTCAGATTTCGTTTTTCTATCTGAACGCCGTTTTAAGCTCAGTCCTGCTGATTTCAATCATTCTTGATATTTTTCTTTAG
- a CDS encoding triphosphoribosyl-dephospho-CoA synthase, producing the protein MDEENISSKAVLSMLLEVSANPKPGNVDRFHNFDDLKYEHFLVSASSAFPVFLRIAENRVSIGRGVYDLVATTREWHEAGNVHFGAFLLLTPLVYSGGDVDEAFRAVRDSTYEDSLWVKRAFDMSEARVMKAEKLDLVDDVEEEIVREKLNLYDWMKLAPEENFIAKEYVSGFELCNSGKEMLLSYHSETGDVNQAIVLTYMSFLAELPDPLIVAKKGMDEACRVKALAEEAMNVYRETENFAVFEELDVLLISEGINPGSVADLTIASIFLALVEGWRF; encoded by the coding sequence ATGGATGAGGAAAATATCTCATCAAAGGCAGTGCTTTCGATGCTCCTCGAGGTGTCTGCCAATCCCAAACCCGGGAATGTGGACAGGTTTCACAACTTCGATGATCTGAAATATGAACATTTCCTTGTTTCAGCATCATCAGCCTTTCCTGTCTTTCTCAGAATTGCTGAAAACAGAGTCTCCATTGGCAGAGGTGTTTACGATCTTGTTGCTACGACAAGAGAGTGGCATGAGGCTGGAAACGTTCATTTTGGAGCTTTCCTCCTTCTAACACCACTCGTCTATTCTGGGGGGGACGTTGACGAAGCCTTCAGGGCCGTCAGGGATTCCACATACGAGGATTCTCTCTGGGTGAAAAGGGCATTTGATATGTCTGAGGCAAGGGTTATGAAAGCGGAAAAACTCGACCTGGTGGATGACGTTGAGGAAGAAATTGTGCGGGAAAAGCTGAACCTTTACGACTGGATGAAGCTCGCTCCTGAGGAGAATTTCATTGCCAAGGAATACGTATCAGGGTTTGAGCTTTGCAACAGCGGAAAAGAAATGCTGCTCTCATACCATTCGGAAACAGGCGATGTGAATCAGGCGATAGTTCTGACCTACATGTCTTTTCTGGCAGAATTGCCCGATCCTCTGATTGTTGCCAAGAAGGGTATGGATGAGGCATGCAGGGTTAAAGCTCTTGCTGAGGAGGCAATGAATGTTTACAGAGAGACAGAAAACTTTGCTGTATTCGAGGAACTTGATGTGCTGCTCATCTCAGAAGGAATTAATCCGGGAAGTGTGGCTGATCTGACAATAGCGTCCATTTTTCTCGCTCTTGTGGAGGGGTGGAGATTTTGA
- a CDS encoding DUF447 domain-containing protein has protein sequence MEILIEKFGLYEGINEVIGITFGEWINTAPVGLIVGDDVRVRLYSNHTREFVDKSGTLYVNVIYDPLVFVISAFEDLGKEWFESLDPPVIKGSLSWVKFRAMLDGNFAVLEFLEGDVLRKEVRAVNRGFNALIEATVHATRYVLTGSKTLADKIRYYGRIVERCGGSREKEAYRLLVKYAGLD, from the coding sequence GTGGAGATTTTGATCGAGAAATTTGGGCTGTATGAGGGGATAAACGAGGTCATAGGAATCACTTTTGGCGAATGGATAAATACGGCGCCTGTCGGACTAATCGTTGGTGATGATGTCCGGGTGAGGCTGTACAGCAACCATACGAGAGAGTTTGTGGATAAAAGTGGGACGCTCTATGTGAACGTCATTTATGACCCTCTCGTTTTTGTCATCTCTGCTTTTGAAGATCTTGGTAAGGAGTGGTTTGAGAGCCTTGATCCGCCAGTTATAAAGGGCAGTCTGAGCTGGGTGAAGTTTAGAGCAATGCTTGATGGAAATTTTGCCGTTCTCGAGTTTCTGGAAGGAGATGTCCTGAGAAAGGAGGTGAGGGCAGTTAACAGAGGATTCAACGCCCTCATTGAGGCAACGGTCCACGCAACGAGGTACGTTCTGACGGGAAGTAAAACTCTGGCGGATAAAATCCGGTATTACGGCAGGATAGTGGAAAGGTGTGGAGGCAGCAGGGAAAAGGAGGCTTATCGCCTGCTTGTAAAGTATGCCGGACTTGACTGA
- a CDS encoding ATP-binding protein, producing the protein MVKLAVSGKGGVGKTTLTAVLAHLFARDGYNVIAIDADSDMNLPSALGVKQVKPLSGLKDVIEQRVKGPLGTYKVNPRVDDVFEAYSVRNEDGVRVAVLGTIEKGGDGCFCPENAFLRAILRHAIFREKDVLLIDMEAGIEHLGRGTAKGVDLLIAVVEPGVRSFETLSRIEKLAEDIGIDRVGVVVNKYIETERSKELVENLDKPLLGVIPYSQAFIEADLENLPPYRVVDLEPFIEIKNNIMRMVGR; encoded by the coding sequence ATGGTCAAGCTTGCCGTGTCTGGAAAAGGTGGTGTTGGAAAAACTACTCTCACAGCTGTCTTGGCTCATCTCTTTGCGAGAGATGGTTACAATGTCATCGCGATTGATGCTGATTCTGATATGAATCTGCCATCTGCCCTTGGCGTGAAGCAGGTGAAACCTCTCTCCGGGCTGAAAGATGTTATTGAACAGCGGGTTAAGGGCCCTCTCGGAACTTACAAAGTAAATCCCAGGGTTGATGACGTTTTTGAGGCATATTCTGTGAGAAATGAGGATGGTGTTAGGGTTGCAGTTCTTGGAACGATTGAGAAGGGCGGAGATGGATGTTTCTGCCCTGAAAACGCTTTTTTGAGGGCAATACTGAGGCATGCCATCTTCAGAGAAAAGGACGTTCTGCTCATTGACATGGAGGCAGGAATAGAGCATCTGGGCAGGGGAACAGCTAAGGGAGTTGATCTGCTAATTGCAGTTGTTGAGCCTGGAGTGAGGAGCTTTGAAACTCTTTCAAGAATAGAAAAGCTTGCTGAGGATATAGGGATAGATCGGGTCGGAGTGGTGGTGAACAAGTATATAGAGACTGAAAGGTCTAAGGAGCTTGTTGAAAATCTGGATAAACCATTGCTTGGAGTAATTCCATACAGTCAGGCATTTATAGAGGCAGACCTTGAAAATCTGCCCCCGTACAGGGTTGTGGATCTTGAACCCTTCATCGAGATAAAGAACAACATAATGCGGATGGTGGGCAGATGA
- a CDS encoding C-GCAxxG-C-C family protein: protein MYRRSFLGMMGAAFATALMGCAQEEERLSTTPKPAGTPTPEVVEKEAPSLPEPPWTYKKLDLDKVADLGYQGYCGKTFDGEELPGAHCCFGSFYAIVKALADEVGSPYKEFLPVASIATVGKGGVVGWGTLCGTLNGAAWAAYLCLPEEEADKVVNELYAWYQVEELPKYKPPKAMKAELDPMPSSVANSPLCHASVTNWCEVSGYKAFSPERSERCARLTADVARKAVELINAMHDGTFAYVYYEMDDDLNTCGSCHSNKGSLIENTRGKMHCSSCHTESGAKNIEDVSGHPKV from the coding sequence ATGTACAGGCGAAGTTTCCTCGGGATGATGGGGGCCGCTTTTGCGACTGCTTTGATGGGGTGTGCGCAGGAGGAGGAAAGATTATCCACAACGCCAAAGCCAGCAGGCACACCAACCCCGGAGGTTGTGGAGAAAGAAGCCCCGTCACTGCCAGAGCCACCATGGACATACAAGAAACTCGACCTGGACAAGGTTGCAGACCTCGGATACCAGGGTTACTGCGGAAAGACCTTCGACGGGGAAGAGCTTCCCGGAGCGCACTGCTGTTTCGGTTCATTCTACGCAATAGTAAAGGCTCTTGCAGACGAGGTCGGTTCACCATATAAAGAATTCCTGCCAGTGGCAAGCATAGCAACGGTTGGAAAGGGTGGAGTTGTGGGATGGGGTACACTCTGTGGAACCCTAAACGGTGCCGCATGGGCCGCATATCTGTGCCTGCCTGAAGAAGAGGCTGACAAGGTCGTGAACGAGCTTTATGCATGGTATCAGGTCGAGGAACTGCCCAAATACAAGCCACCGAAGGCCATGAAGGCTGAGCTTGACCCAATGCCCAGTTCTGTGGCAAACTCACCGCTGTGCCACGCTTCAGTCACAAACTGGTGCGAAGTTTCTGGATACAAAGCATTCTCACCAGAAAGAAGCGAGAGGTGCGCGAGACTTACGGCAGATGTTGCAAGAAAGGCTGTTGAGCTTATCAATGCCATGCACGACGGAACCTTCGCCTATGTGTACTACGAAATGGATGATGACCTGAACACGTGCGGATCATGCCACTCCAACAAGGGCAGCCTGATTGAGAACACGAGAGGAAAAATGCACTGTTCGAGCTGCCACACCGAAAGCGGAGCGAAGAACATCGAAGACGTTTCAGGACACCCGAAGGTCTGA
- a CDS encoding CDC48 family AAA ATPase has translation MEEIALKVNQAYPSDSGRGIARLDPETMFRLNISPGDIIEIEGRKKTVAKVWRAPKRDWGKGIIRIDRFIRENAGVGIGDTVKVRKADYSIAKQIILAPLKKIDYRLFGADPESYLKHQFLKRPVVEGDIIPLVGATVTFGRQPQQPVLLAVVKTDPKSAVIIDETTKIVLRDKPVRGFERFGKAGVTYEDIGGLKKELQKVREVIELPLKYPELFQKLGIDPPKGVLLYGPPGTGKTLIAKAVANEIGASFFTINGPEIMSKFYGESEQRLREIFEEAKENSPSIIFIDEIDAIAPRRDEVTGEVERRVVAQLLTLMDGLEERGQVIVIGATNRIEAVDPALRRPGRFDREIEIGVPDREGRYEILQIHTRNMPLEPDYSLEFVIPSLESLREILRENGDVRHADIEFIIEEVKDLEKRDEIRSAIESILPGDLREELEREIVKTMLRYLADQTHGFVGADIEALCKEAAMKALRRIIPHIDLNEDTIPPELLENLRVTIDDFRESLKEIEPSAMREVFVEIPKVTWDDVGGLDDVKREIIEAVEWPLKYPEKFKKFGIKPPKGVLLYGPPGTGKTLIAKAVANESQANFISVKGSELLSKWLGESEKAVRKIFRKAKQVAPCIVFFDEIDAIAQMRGFDEGSRAVERVVNQILTEMDGLEDLDGVVVIGATNRPDILDPALLRPGRFDRLVYVKPPDKMSRLAIFRIHTKGMPLADGVDLEELAEVTEGYAGADIEAVCREAVMLALRENINVERIEMRHFLEAIRKVKPSITDSMLSFYERFEEKAKEVKRTQKAMLGYG, from the coding sequence ATGGAAGAAATCGCACTCAAGGTTAATCAGGCTTACCCAAGTGATTCAGGAAGGGGTATAGCCAGACTTGATCCCGAAACAATGTTCAGGCTCAACATTTCACCGGGAGATATAATTGAAATAGAAGGCAGGAAAAAGACGGTTGCGAAAGTCTGGAGGGCTCCGAAAAGAGACTGGGGTAAAGGAATAATAAGGATTGACAGGTTCATCCGGGAAAATGCTGGCGTTGGTATTGGTGACACGGTCAAGGTCAGGAAAGCAGATTACAGCATTGCAAAGCAAATAATCCTCGCCCCGCTGAAGAAAATAGATTACCGGCTCTTTGGTGCAGACCCGGAAAGCTATCTGAAGCATCAGTTTCTCAAGAGGCCTGTTGTTGAGGGGGACATCATCCCCCTTGTTGGTGCAACAGTGACGTTTGGGAGGCAGCCCCAGCAGCCGGTTCTGCTTGCGGTTGTCAAGACCGATCCGAAAAGTGCAGTCATCATCGATGAAACCACGAAAATAGTCCTGAGAGACAAGCCCGTGAGAGGTTTTGAAAGGTTTGGGAAGGCAGGAGTTACTTACGAGGACATAGGCGGCCTCAAGAAGGAGCTGCAGAAGGTCAGGGAGGTTATAGAGCTACCTCTCAAGTATCCTGAGCTGTTCCAGAAGCTTGGGATCGATCCACCAAAGGGTGTGCTGCTTTACGGTCCACCCGGCACCGGAAAAACGCTCATCGCAAAGGCCGTGGCGAATGAAATCGGGGCAAGCTTCTTTACCATTAATGGACCCGAAATCATGAGCAAGTTTTACGGTGAGAGTGAACAGAGGCTCAGAGAGATTTTTGAGGAGGCGAAGGAGAACTCTCCAAGCATAATTTTCATAGACGAAATTGATGCAATAGCTCCCAGGAGAGATGAGGTTACAGGAGAGGTTGAGAGAAGAGTCGTCGCCCAGCTCCTCACTTTGATGGACGGCCTCGAGGAGAGGGGGCAGGTAATAGTCATCGGTGCAACCAACAGAATCGAGGCAGTCGATCCCGCTCTCAGAAGGCCCGGAAGGTTTGATAGAGAAATCGAAATAGGTGTGCCTGACAGGGAAGGCAGGTATGAAATTCTTCAGATACACACAAGAAACATGCCTCTCGAGCCTGATTACTCTCTTGAATTCGTTATCCCCTCCCTTGAGAGCCTGAGAGAGATACTAAGAGAGAACGGGGATGTAAGACATGCAGACATCGAGTTCATAATCGAAGAGGTAAAGGACCTTGAGAAAAGGGACGAAATAAGGTCTGCGATAGAGAGCATACTGCCAGGGGATCTCAGAGAGGAGCTGGAAAGGGAGATTGTAAAGACGATGCTCCGGTATCTTGCCGACCAGACCCACGGTTTTGTTGGTGCGGACATAGAGGCATTGTGTAAGGAAGCTGCAATGAAGGCTCTGAGGAGGATAATTCCTCATATAGATCTAAACGAAGACACCATACCTCCAGAGCTTCTTGAAAACCTGAGAGTTACCATTGATGATTTCAGGGAGTCTCTGAAGGAAATTGAACCTTCCGCAATGAGGGAGGTGTTTGTTGAAATTCCAAAGGTTACCTGGGACGACGTTGGTGGGCTGGACGACGTAAAAAGGGAAATCATTGAGGCTGTGGAGTGGCCATTGAAGTATCCTGAGAAGTTCAAGAAGTTCGGCATCAAACCACCAAAGGGTGTGCTGCTTTACGGTCCACCCGGCACCGGAAAAACGCTCATCGCAAAGGCCGTGGCGAATGAAAGCCAGGCCAATTTCATCAGCGTTAAGGGAAGCGAACTGCTCTCAAAGTGGCTTGGTGAGAGCGAGAAAGCCGTGAGAAAAATCTTCAGAAAAGCCAAGCAGGTCGCTCCGTGTATTGTGTTCTTTGACGAGATAGACGCCATAGCTCAGATGAGGGGGTTCGACGAGGGCAGCAGAGCTGTGGAGAGGGTTGTCAATCAGATTCTGACTGAGATGGACGGCCTTGAGGACCTTGATGGTGTTGTGGTAATCGGAGCAACAAACCGCCCCGACATTCTCGATCCTGCTCTGCTCAGGCCCGGTAGATTCGACAGGCTGGTTTACGTGAAACCGCCAGACAAAATGAGCAGGCTGGCCATATTCAGGATCCATACGAAGGGTATGCCTCTTGCGGATGGCGTGGACCTTGAGGAGCTTGCTGAGGTTACAGAGGGCTATGCCGGGGCAGACATAGAGGCAGTCTGCAGGGAGGCGGTTATGCTTGCTCTGAGAGAAAACATAAACGTGGAAAGGATAGAGATGAGGCATTTCCTTGAGGCCATCAGAAAGGTGAAGCCCAGCATAACGGATAGCATGCTGAGCTTCTACGAAAGGTTTGAGGAGAAGGCAAAGGAGGTTAAGAGAACACAGAAGGCCATGCTGGGTTATGGTTAG
- the larC gene encoding nickel pincer cofactor biosynthesis protein LarC: MKMAIFDCFSGASGNMITGSLLNVTLSQDDLLDVVNSMGLNIELRLKEVKRNGIKANLVEVEERGKSRRYSEVVKLIAGADIEEVVKKESLQIFERIAKAEGKIHGTDYRNAIFHEVGSDDAIFDVVCAVTGITRLKNKGYRIFTTPVYAGRGFAETHHGILPVPAPATLEIVKNSKLRVLMDGEGELLTPTGAAILSHFSEGVPNLPFRVENINYGAGTRELEKPNLLRLILAEGSKADSVVIVETNIDDMSGEDIANAMEILSKICHDVSLIPATGKKSRPAWILKAIADHSRAEEVAETIMKETTSIGVRIIPVHHRIKASRHIKKIEVEVGGKKYIVRVKVSDYRTKPEFEDIKQISRETGIPVIKVRKIIEEKINEA; the protein is encoded by the coding sequence ATGAAGATGGCCATATTTGACTGCTTCTCTGGGGCGAGCGGCAACATGATTACTGGCTCACTCCTGAACGTTACACTTAGTCAGGATGATCTGCTGGATGTGGTAAACTCCATGGGTCTGAACATTGAGCTCAGACTGAAAGAGGTTAAGAGAAACGGAATAAAAGCCAATCTCGTCGAAGTGGAAGAAAGAGGAAAGAGCAGGAGGTATTCAGAGGTCGTTAAGCTCATTGCCGGGGCAGATATCGAAGAAGTCGTGAAGAAAGAAAGCCTGCAGATTTTTGAGCGTATTGCAAAGGCTGAAGGAAAAATACATGGGACAGATTACAGAAACGCCATTTTCCACGAAGTTGGGAGCGATGACGCCATATTCGATGTCGTCTGTGCCGTAACGGGCATTACAAGGTTGAAAAACAAGGGATACAGGATTTTTACGACTCCAGTTTACGCAGGTAGAGGTTTTGCCGAAACACATCACGGTATTCTTCCGGTTCCGGCTCCCGCGACTCTTGAAATCGTTAAGAACAGCAAACTGAGAGTGCTGATGGATGGAGAAGGAGAACTCCTGACTCCCACAGGTGCGGCAATACTGTCTCATTTCTCAGAGGGAGTCCCAAACCTGCCCTTCCGCGTAGAAAACATAAATTATGGTGCTGGAACGAGGGAACTGGAGAAACCGAATCTTCTGAGATTGATACTTGCAGAAGGGAGTAAAGCAGATTCCGTGGTGATTGTGGAGACCAACATAGACGACATGAGTGGGGAAGACATAGCAAATGCCATGGAGATTCTTTCGAAGATTTGCCACGATGTCTCCCTGATCCCCGCAACTGGCAAGAAAAGCAGACCCGCATGGATACTGAAAGCTATTGCAGACCACAGCAGGGCTGAAGAGGTAGCAGAAACAATTATGAAAGAGACCACGAGCATAGGGGTGAGGATTATTCCTGTCCACCACAGGATTAAAGCGAGCAGGCACATCAAAAAAATTGAAGTTGAAGTGGGTGGAAAAAAGTATATCGTAAGAGTCAAGGTTTCCGATTACAGAACCAAGCCTGAATTCGAGGACATCAAGCAGATTTCCCGGGAAACGGGAATTCCGGTTATTAAGGTCAGAAAAATCATAGAGGAGAAAATCAATGAAGCTTGA
- a CDS encoding PRC-barrel domain-containing protein encodes MVFAREMLNKVVLLSDGTVVGVVHTLTFDFKTGSLVNVVVRPKNEVEGLKKEDGYYIIPFESVRSVSDYVVVDRKRV; translated from the coding sequence ATGGTTTTTGCAAGAGAAATGCTCAACAAGGTGGTTTTGCTGAGCGATGGAACTGTTGTTGGTGTCGTGCACACTCTAACCTTTGACTTCAAAACAGGGAGTCTCGTCAATGTTGTGGTGAGGCCGAAAAATGAGGTCGAGGGATTGAAAAAGGAGGATGGTTACTACATCATTCCGTTTGAAAGTGTTAGGTCCGTAAGTGATTATGTGGTAGTGGACAGGAAGAGAGTTTGA
- a CDS encoding class I SAM-dependent methyltransferase: MERMTLKDYLKGKARDSDIALLRRGFEIIGDVMIIDLPEQLMYLKNDIVEWVRLKHKHVKTILRKTGEVSGEFRVARYEVIYGGETETVAKEHGCRFRVDPTKAYYTVKLSGERERVARLVKDGERVLVMFAGVGPYAIVIAKLARPSEVIGVELNPEAVRYFRENVKINKVENVVKVVEGDVREVVPELDGAFDRILMPAPYNAGDFLDIALKKIRSGGTLHFYTFSGEEEIENKKKEIVGKIEDTGYNARILFWRECGNFAPRVNRYVLDIEILKP; this comes from the coding sequence ATGGAGAGAATGACGCTGAAAGACTATCTGAAAGGTAAAGCAAGGGATTCGGACATAGCCCTGCTGAGACGAGGTTTTGAAATTATTGGAGATGTGATGATAATCGATCTGCCGGAACAGCTGATGTATCTGAAAAATGATATCGTTGAATGGGTCAGGCTGAAGCACAAGCACGTCAAAACCATCCTCAGAAAAACCGGAGAGGTCAGCGGCGAATTCAGGGTTGCAAGATACGAGGTCATTTATGGCGGAGAGACCGAAACGGTGGCAAAAGAGCACGGTTGCAGATTCAGAGTTGACCCGACGAAAGCTTACTACACGGTAAAGCTTTCTGGAGAGAGGGAGAGAGTCGCAAGGCTTGTAAAAGATGGAGAGCGTGTTCTCGTGATGTTTGCAGGCGTCGGGCCATACGCAATCGTCATCGCAAAGCTGGCACGGCCCTCAGAGGTTATCGGCGTCGAGCTTAATCCGGAAGCGGTAAGGTATTTCAGAGAGAATGTGAAAATCAATAAAGTCGAGAATGTCGTAAAGGTCGTTGAAGGAGACGTGAGGGAAGTCGTGCCGGAGCTTGACGGTGCATTTGACAGAATTCTAATGCCTGCCCCCTACAATGCCGGAGATTTCCTCGACATCGCACTCAAAAAAATCAGAAGTGGTGGCACACTCCATTTCTACACGTTCAGCGGGGAAGAAGAAATTGAAAACAAAAAAAAGGAGATTGTCGGAAAAATTGAGGACACGGGTTACAATGCCAGGATTCTGTTCTGGAGAGAATGTGGAAACTTTGCTCCTCGAGTCAACAGATACGTCCTGGATATAGAAATTCTGAAACCGTAG
- the radB gene encoding DNA repair and recombination protein RadB produces MKLETGSKCIDDILGGGVETGTITQIYGESGTGKTSLCLMLAYNTAKEFSVAYIDTEGLSAERIDQIFEDKSVLSNIYIYEVFDFRQQSTAVKELARLLKSREIKLIIIDSLTALYRSELEDESRQIRVKRELTSQLTFLLGLARKHDLAVVFTNQMFTDVNSGEIRPIGGPSIDHLSKTIISLEKTRDERIARLVKHRSMPEGIYCFFKITNRGVEP; encoded by the coding sequence ATGAAGCTTGAAACGGGAAGTAAATGCATCGATGATATCCTCGGAGGAGGAGTCGAAACCGGGACCATCACCCAGATATACGGTGAGAGTGGAACAGGCAAGACGTCGCTCTGCCTGATGCTCGCATACAACACCGCAAAAGAGTTCAGCGTTGCATACATTGACACAGAGGGGCTTTCGGCTGAAAGAATAGATCAGATTTTTGAGGACAAATCAGTGCTGTCAAACATCTACATTTACGAGGTTTTTGATTTCAGGCAGCAAAGCACAGCCGTAAAGGAGCTTGCAAGACTGCTGAAGAGCCGGGAGATTAAATTAATAATCATCGACTCGCTGACAGCCCTGTATCGTTCAGAGCTTGAAGACGAGAGCCGGCAGATCAGGGTTAAAAGGGAGCTCACATCCCAGCTGACATTCCTGCTGGGACTGGCGAGAAAACACGACCTGGCAGTGGTATTCACGAATCAAATGTTCACAGACGTAAACAGCGGAGAGATCAGACCAATAGGTGGTCCGAGTATTGACCATCTATCAAAAACTATAATCTCGCTGGAAAAAACCAGAGATGAAAGAATAGCCAGGCTCGTAAAGCACAGGTCCATGCCAGAGGGCATTTACTGTTTCTTCAAAATTACGAACAGGGGTGTGGAGCCATAA